The following coding sequences are from one Nicotiana tomentosiformis chromosome 3, ASM39032v3, whole genome shotgun sequence window:
- the LOC138908191 gene encoding uncharacterized protein, with amino-acid sequence MGWGGGDKGGKGVSRLRVGSWNIGNLTGKSIELAKILQKRKINIACVQETRCVGLKARDTDGFKLWVSGRERDKNGVGILVDRDLTELVIEVRRVNDMLMAIKLVVGGSTLNMISATRIKWVWARKLRGVSGKNLTGGDFNGHIRATSGGYDGVHSGFGFGVRKGGGTSLLDYAKAFDLVIANSCLQKREKHLVTFRSLLSKTQIDYLLLQKCNRSLCMDYKVIPSENIMTQYRLLVMD; translated from the exons ATGGGGTGGGGAGGGGGGGACAAAGGGGGCAAGGGAGTCTCTAGGCTAAGAGTGGGGTCCTGGAATATAGGAAATTTGACAGGGAAGTCTATAGAGTTAGcgaagatcctccagaagaggaaGATCAACATAGCTTGTGTCCAGGAGACTAGATGTGTGGGTTTGAAGGCTCGAGATACTGATGGGTTTAAATTGTGGGTCTCAGGACGCGAGAGGGATAAGAATGGGGTAGGTATCTTAGTTGACAGGGATCTTACGGAGCTAGTGATAGAAGTTAGGAGGGTGAACGACATGCTGATGGCTATTAAGCTGGTTGTGGGAGGGTCTACTTTAAATATGATTAGTGCTACGCGCATTAAGTGGGTTTGGGCGAGGAAATTAAGAGGCGTTTCTGGGAAGAATTTGACAG gaggggatttcaatggtcaCATTAGGGCGACATCTGGGGGGTATGACGGCGTACATAGCGGCTTTGGCTTTGGAGTTAGGAAAGGAGGAGGTACTTCGTTGTTGGACTATGCTAAAGCCTTTGATTTGGTGATTGCCAACTCGTGTTTACAAAAAAGGGAGAAGCACTTGGTTACATTCCGGAGTTTGTTGTCCAAGACTCAAATTGATTATCTACTCCTCCAGAAGTGCAATAGGAGTCTGTGCATGGATTACAAGGTTATACCAAGCGAGAATATCATGACTCAGTATAGATTATTAGTGATGGACTAA
- the LOC138908193 gene encoding uncharacterized protein yields MWTTTAKCIRVVAREVLGVSKGFFGGHKGDWWWSEEVQDKVEAKQEAYLTLIESMDEEAKRMNMEGYRKAKKEAKLAVIAAKTVAFGHLYEELRVLEHRNFDREVYRVIKDPLEEEDQHSLCPGD; encoded by the coding sequence ATGTGGACCACGACAGCGAAGTGTATTAGAGTAGTTGCGAGAGaagtgttaggggtctcgaagggTTTCTTTGGCGGCCACAAAGGTGACTGGTGGTGGAGTGAGGAGGTACAAGATAAAGTGGAAGCCAAGCAAGAGGCGTACTTGACGCTTATAGAGAGCATGGATGAGGAGGCGAAGAGGATGAACATGGAGGGGTATAGGAAGGCTAAGAAAGAGGCGAAGTTAGCGGTTATTGCGGCTAAGACTGTGGCATTTGGGCATTTGTATGAAGAACTTAGGGTCCTGGAACATAGGAACTTTGATAGGGAAGTCTATAGAGTTATCAAAGATCCTCTAGAAGAGGAAGATCAACATAGCTTGTGTCCAGGAGACTAG
- the LOC104104428 gene encoding autophagy-related protein 13a: MDFQNNPQGEYGRFEQILAQFLLKTLHIVLDCRVPSIRPYGRSGEVKKSDKWFNLVLGDRPAVLESLNFWHRNLMEPMIIDIILVQEKPSSLSEHSSGTAFAGAYTETIIERWVVQYEYLRTMVPQVGESSYKKTYKKSIILLRSLYSMMRLLPAFKAFRKLSSTQSCDFDIIYKVSSFSAPFSRAEEELMKHYTFTPVDAQQGRFSISVSYRENLSDFNLEIAASFPPEIIADYVGSPLTDPMRSFPSSSSDKDVRPTSFPSRGAQSSSSSPFQRPHSWTSGFLMSPSLPRTQPYVGSPPLYRTPHELSSSPGDVYGQRVSPNNRLPIHHKATSFDEYQLSPPFSSSPSPSPPTYMSGANPGQTRMRSGTGPVSIPHPMMGTSSRYLSPNLSDPNRHSLPPMSPRSTKQDSSSNDSPSGIRSFRKMDPLRTLESIISTMSPGQKISRDARDDSGRFSGLLSSSGSPRIFSRSSSRLSFQDDLDVFDFSCPFIVDDVDTSDSQVSENLDGRKGSEVSSQASATTRKSQDAAVGALVHMLRTAPPLRQDSSCYTSHSVKTEVEGELGTASGFFINRKASDALEELKTYKDLKDLLLSKSATRSVSEGGT, from the exons ATGGATTTTCAGAATAATCCACAGGGTGAATATGGAAGGTTTGAACAGATACTTGCTCAATTTCTTCTTAAAACCTTGCATATTGTTTTGGACTGTAGAGTTCCTTCGATCCGACCTTATGGTCGTAGTGGAGAGGTGAAAAAGAGTGACAAGTGGTTCAATTTGGTGTTGGGAGATCGCCCTGCTGTTCTTGAAAGTTTAAATTTTTGGCACAGAAATTTGATGGAACCAATGATAATAGACATAATACTTGTTCAAGAGAAACCTAGTTCTTTGTCAGAGCATAGTTCAGGTACAGCATTCGCAGGGGCGTATACAGAAACCATCATAGAGAGGTGGGTTGTACAATATGAGTATCTGAGGACAATGGTTCCTCAAGTTGGTGAATCTTCTTACAAGAAAACATACAAGAAATCAATTATACTGCTCCGCTCCCTATATTCAATGATGAGGCTCCTTCCTGCATTCAAGGCCTTCAGGAAACTTTCATCAACTCAGAGTTGTGACTTTGATATCATTTACAAGGTCTCTTCATTTAGTGCTCCATTCTCCAGGGCAGAGGAGGAGTTGATGAAGCATTATACTTTTACTCCAGTTGATGCCCAGCAGGGCCGTTTTTCTATATCTGTGTCATATCGTGAAAATCTGTCAGACTTTAACCTGGAGATTGCAGCATCCTTTCCGCCTGAGATCATCGCAGATTATGTAGGCAGTCCTCTTACTGACCCAATGAGATCATTTCCTTCTTCTTCATCTGATAAGGATGTCCGCCCTACATCATTTCCGTCGAGAGGGGCACAGTCATCTTCTTCATCACCTTTCCAGCGGCCGCACAGTTGGACAAGTGGTTTCCTCATGTCACCTTCTTTACCTCGGACCCAGCCATATGTAGGATCTCCACCTTTGTACCGCACACCACATGAGCTTTCATCTTCGCCTGGTGATGTATATGGGCAGAGGGTTTCACCGAACAACAGATTGCCTATACACCACAAAGCGACGAGCTTTGATGAGTACCAGCTTTCACCTCCATTTTCATCATCTCCATCCCcatctccacccacatatatgtCAGGAGCAAATCCTGGGCAGACTCGAATGCGTTCAGGAACTGGCCCTGTCAGTATCCCTCATCCAATGATGGGTACAAGTTCCAGATACCTATCTCCTAATTTGTCTGATCCTAACAGGCATTCTCTCCCTCCAATGTCTCCCAGAAGCACAAAGCAGGATTCATCATCCAATGATTCCCCTTCTGGAATCAGGTCATTCCGGAAAATGGATCCACTAAGGACTCTAGAGTCTATTATCAGCACTATGAGTCCTGGACAAAAG ATTTCTAGAGATGCTAGAGATGATTCAGGGCGGTTCTCGGGCTTGCTATCTTCAAGTGGTTCGCCACGTATATTTTCTAGAAGTTCTAGCAGACTGTCTTTTCAAGATGACTTGGATGTCTTTGATTTTTCCTGTccttttattgttgatgatgtcGATACTTCCGATTCGCAAGTCAG TGAGAACCTTGATGGGAGAAAAGGTTCAGAAGTCTCTTCTCAAGCATCTGCAACAACCAGAAAATCCCAAGATGCCGCTGTAGGTGCCCTTGTTCACATGCTGAGAACTGCTCCTCCTTTGCGCCAAGATTCTAGCTGCTATACCTCACATAGCGTAAAGACTGAAGTGGAGGGAGAACTTGGTACTGCATCTGGATTTTTCATCAATAGAAAGGCATCAGATGCTCTTGAGGAGCTCAAAACTTACAAAGATTTGAAAGATCTACTACTGTCCAAGAGTGCAACCCGTTCAGTCAGTGAGGGTGGAACTTAA
- the LOC138908194 gene encoding uncharacterized protein, producing the protein MAGITHNVVNNAGDDTLTAILKRMEEMGNENKTLRDQMRKHKERVDKILGAPKLLPKRDAGWFIDQPYSDDVAPHAIPKTFKMLPYLKIYDGTTDPEDHMTYYVTAMKGNDLTKEQVSSILLKKIGESLTGGALTWYSQLPACSIETFEEMADKFVTAHVGAKKVEERVNDIFAIKQSPGEGLRNFLARFNRVRMTLPNVSEGMAVSTFQNRLSRNGLRATRKLLSRLMKYPLTTWDEIHNAYCAEV; encoded by the coding sequence ATGGCAGGAATTACTCACAATGTCGTTAATAATGCAGGTGACGACACTCTCACAGCCATTTTGAAAAGAATGGAGGAAATGGGAAATGAGAACAAAACGCTTCGAGATCAAATGAGAAAACACAAAGAGAGGGTCGATAAGATACTGGGCGCCCCTAAGCTCTTGCCAAAGAGAGATGCCGGATGGTTCATCGATCAGCCGTACAGTGATGATGtcgccccacatgccataccaaagacctttaagATGCTGCCTTATCTGAAAATATATGATGGCACGACCGACCCCGAAGACCATATGACTTACTACGTCACCGCTATGAAAGGCAATGACCTCAccaaggaacaagtatcctcGATTTTGTTAAAAAAGATCGGTGAGTCCCTCACGGGAGGAGCATTAACTTGGTACTCACAACTGCCTGCATGCTCTATTGAAACCTTCGaagaaatggccgataagttcgtaacggcccatgtTGGAGCCAAAAAGGTAGAGGAgagagtaaacgacatatttgCTATTAAACAGTCTCCGGGAGAAGGATTGAGGAATTTCCTCGCCCGGTTCAACCGAGTGAGAATGACCTTGCCAAATGTATCGGAAGGGATGGCAGTCTCGACTTTTCAAAACAGACTGAGCAGAAACGGTTTGAGGGCGACAAGAAAGCTACTGAGTCGACTTATGAAGTACCCCCTAACTACTTGGGATGAGATACACAATGCATATTGTGCCGAAGTCTGA